The following are encoded together in the Lewinella sp. 4G2 genome:
- a CDS encoding OmpA family protein, producing MAYQVPGWEVAGGSLVVCTAAYDGAAVDDTSADCEKGAVVAPDGRAMVQLEYSANCLSRTYRAGRCSDYLGQPLGAPLRLGTTYELSALIYVPTAIDPTYARHVGFSLYPEHPGVKANRMLEGHEFTLDTVVFNQWYRVSWRFRPTCDLQYLALGVFSGRDGPATYRTGGGQERFYLDDLSLRAVPGEGRDAPAFCRTLSQEERVDFVAGGTAYFASGRAMLAEDQRAALDSLALRIRANPQSIYRISGHTDATGSDHLELSDRRIDSTLAYLQRYHQISPLRFLRQPVGTARAIDAAVDGARNRRVEISHLGGDQAALLYRHLLEAVRREDTPTAGALLRIWLAIAPEEQVALAPYDPRLRPVLKIIPNRKRLEARINDRYSRIDRENGTWLLDSLWREDQLPRTLGRYLENMAYYDREMDADDPFWDVSYPELTEAIISARDTRHALLAQDWLAANGWPRASVVGETAARAIPLALIHGGDADALDQALPRFKAACHRGEADWAYYALLYDRAQQLRGLPQRYGTQYVDGKRWPLENADSLASWRWRIGLE from the coding sequence ATGGCCTACCAAGTGCCGGGTTGGGAGGTCGCCGGGGGAAGCCTGGTCGTTTGTACCGCCGCTTACGACGGGGCCGCCGTGGACGATACGAGCGCAGACTGCGAGAAAGGCGCCGTCGTGGCCCCGGACGGGCGCGCCATGGTACAATTAGAATACTCCGCAAATTGCCTTTCACGGACCTACCGGGCGGGCCGCTGTTCGGATTACCTCGGCCAGCCTCTCGGCGCGCCACTGCGCCTGGGGACGACCTACGAACTGTCCGCGCTGATCTACGTGCCGACGGCCATCGACCCCACCTACGCCCGGCACGTCGGCTTTTCCCTTTATCCGGAGCACCCCGGCGTGAAGGCCAACCGGATGCTGGAGGGGCACGAATTTACCCTCGATACGGTCGTTTTCAACCAGTGGTACCGGGTGAGTTGGCGCTTCCGCCCCACCTGCGATCTCCAGTATCTGGCCCTCGGCGTATTTAGCGGCCGCGACGGACCGGCCACCTACCGCACGGGAGGAGGCCAGGAACGGTTCTATCTGGATGATCTCTCGCTCCGCGCCGTACCCGGTGAGGGAAGGGATGCCCCCGCGTTTTGCCGCACGCTCTCCCAGGAGGAACGAGTAGATTTCGTGGCGGGCGGTACCGCGTACTTCGCCAGCGGACGGGCGATGCTGGCGGAAGACCAACGGGCGGCCCTCGACTCGCTCGCCCTCAGAATCAGGGCCAACCCGCAATCGATCTACCGCATTTCCGGCCATACCGACGCTACGGGCTCCGACCACCTGGAGCTGTCGGACAGAAGAATCGATTCAACGCTCGCCTATTTGCAGCGCTACCACCAGATCTCCCCCCTGCGCTTCCTGCGGCAACCGGTTGGAACGGCCCGTGCCATTGACGCGGCCGTGGACGGGGCGAGAAACCGGCGGGTGGAGATCAGCCACCTCGGCGGGGACCAGGCAGCCTTACTGTACCGCCACTTACTGGAGGCGGTGCGGCGGGAGGATACGCCAACTGCCGGGGCACTGCTGCGCATTTGGTTGGCAATTGCTCCGGAAGAGCAGGTCGCCCTGGCTCCCTACGATCCCCGGTTACGGCCGGTATTAAAAATAATACCGAACCGTAAACGGCTGGAGGCCAGGATCAACGACAGGTACTCCCGGATCGACCGCGAAAATGGGACTTGGCTCCTCGATTCACTTTGGCGGGAAGACCAACTCCCCCGAACGCTCGGCCGCTACCTCGAAAACATGGCCTACTACGACCGGGAGATGGATGCGGATGATCCTTTCTGGGACGTCTCCTACCCCGAACTCACCGAAGCCATCATCAGCGCGAGGGACACCCGCCACGCCCTCCTGGCGCAGGATTGGTTAGCAGCAAACGGGTGGCCCCGGGCCTCGGTAGTCGGGGAAACAGCCGCTCGCGCCATTCCGCTCGCCCTGATCCACGGCGGGGACGCCGACGCTTTGGATCAAGCCCTGCCCCGGTTCAAAGCCGCCTGCCACCGGGGAGAGGCCGACTGGGCCTACTACGCCCTCCTCTACGACCGGGCCCAACAACTCCGCGGGCTCCCCCAGCGCTACGGCACGCAGTACGTAGACGGGAAACGGTGGCCACTGGAGAATGCGGATAGCCTGGCCAGTTGGCGGTGGAGGATTGGGTTGGAGTGA